In Sporichthyaceae bacterium, a single window of DNA contains:
- a CDS encoding VOC family protein, with the protein MAANFVPDGFPRVTPYLSVDGASAAIAFYTEVLEATERFRMPGPDGKIGHAEIAFGDSVVMLADLCTDAQRSPLQLGGSPVTIMVYVPDVDATYVRAVAAGAQGTAEPEDKFYGDRGATITDPWGHQWHLATHVEDISEEEMDKRLKAMTGG; encoded by the coding sequence ATGGCGGCCAATTTCGTACCCGACGGTTTCCCCCGGGTCACCCCGTACCTGTCCGTGGACGGGGCATCGGCGGCGATCGCCTTCTACACCGAGGTGCTGGAGGCCACCGAACGGTTCCGGATGCCCGGCCCGGACGGGAAGATCGGGCACGCGGAGATCGCCTTCGGGGACTCCGTGGTGATGCTGGCCGACCTGTGCACGGATGCTCAGCGCAGTCCGCTGCAGCTGGGCGGCAGCCCCGTCACGATCATGGTTTACGTCCCGGACGTGGACGCCACCTACGTCCGGGCGGTGGCCGCGGGGGCGCAGGGCACCGCGGAGCCGGAGGACAAGTTCTACGGCGATCGTGGTGCGACCATCACCGACCCGTGGGGCCACCAGTGGCACCTGGCCACGCACGTGGAGGACATCTCGGAGGAGGAGATGGACAAGCGCCTGAAAGCAATGACGGGCGGCTGA
- a CDS encoding alpha/beta hydrolase translates to MDHRILSLPGDGLTLAAEAAGPADGPLVLLVHGGGQTRGSWGSALNALAERGFRAVALDQRGHGDSEWSQDAAYEPRDFGADLCHVVSALGRAPVVLVGASMGGWASMLAAPALGELVSGLVLVDVVPRLRLEGTERIVEFMRSAPDGFPDIEAAADAVAAYLPHRPRPTLTQGLRRNLREREDGRLVWHWDPRMVHGRGWDVHARQLEVEAAVAQIAVPILLIRGVLSDVVDDEGIAAMRELAPHLQVADIAGAAHTAAADNNDAFVTTVTEFVAQLHEAAR, encoded by the coding sequence ATGGACCACCGGATTCTCTCGCTGCCGGGCGACGGGCTCACCTTGGCCGCCGAGGCCGCCGGGCCCGCGGACGGCCCGCTGGTGCTGCTGGTGCACGGTGGCGGCCAGACCCGTGGGTCCTGGGGCAGCGCGTTGAATGCGCTGGCCGAGCGCGGCTTCCGGGCCGTCGCCCTGGACCAGCGCGGGCACGGGGACAGCGAGTGGTCGCAGGACGCTGCCTACGAGCCCCGCGATTTCGGTGCCGACCTGTGCCACGTGGTGTCCGCGCTGGGTCGCGCTCCGGTGGTGCTGGTCGGGGCGAGCATGGGCGGGTGGGCGTCCATGCTGGCCGCCCCGGCGCTGGGCGAGCTGGTATCCGGTCTGGTGCTGGTCGACGTGGTGCCCCGACTGCGCCTGGAGGGCACCGAACGCATCGTGGAGTTCATGCGTTCCGCCCCGGACGGATTCCCCGACATCGAGGCCGCCGCCGACGCGGTCGCCGCGTATCTGCCGCACCGACCCCGCCCCACGCTGACCCAGGGATTGCGGCGCAACCTGCGGGAGCGGGAGGACGGTCGGCTGGTCTGGCACTGGGACCCCCGGATGGTGCACGGCCGCGGCTGGGACGTGCACGCCCGTCAACTGGAGGTGGAGGCCGCGGTCGCGCAGATCGCCGTGCCGATCCTGCTGATCCGGGGCGTGCTCTCCGACGTGGTGGACGACGAGGGCATCGCCGCCATGCGCGAACTCGCCCCCCATCTGCAGGTGGCCGACATCGCCGGGGCGGCGCACACCGCGGCCGCCGACAACAACGACGCGTTCGTGACCACGGTGACCGAGTTCGTCGCGCAGCTGCACGAAGCCGCCCGCTGA
- a CDS encoding phosphotransferase family protein, with product MDALAEWSAAAVVWLTQTLPGTDEVRLEPIVAGHSNLVLAAYRGPDSYIVRRPPFGHFAASAHDVLREARLLTVLEQVGATRTPRVVAMTADPPGPVYAMTRLPGHAIRQNEPAWLTTPAQRSTISISVVETLAELHRLPTAPFEAAKLGRTGGYLARQLTRWSGQRDEFVASGVRSLHDEPAVREWLFAHVPDERPSTLVHGDYKLDNVLVDEHTATVTGVLDWEMATLGDPLADLGFLFAFWPDSRKAADAFELLGDVTLRDGYYDRAGLVDAYAKATGQPLSLADVTWYQVLAMWKMALLLEASYTRFLASTTEDEFFARLRVAIPRLLAATLELT from the coding sequence GTGGACGCGCTCGCGGAGTGGTCGGCCGCCGCGGTGGTGTGGCTGACCCAGACGCTGCCCGGCACCGACGAGGTGCGCCTGGAACCGATCGTCGCCGGGCACTCCAACCTCGTGCTGGCCGCCTACCGCGGCCCGGACAGCTACATCGTGCGCCGCCCCCCGTTCGGTCACTTCGCGGCCAGCGCACACGACGTGCTGCGCGAGGCCCGCCTGCTCACCGTCCTCGAGCAGGTCGGCGCCACCCGCACCCCGCGAGTGGTCGCCATGACAGCGGACCCGCCCGGCCCGGTCTATGCCATGACCCGGCTGCCCGGCCACGCGATCCGGCAGAACGAGCCGGCCTGGCTGACCACGCCGGCCCAGCGCAGCACGATCTCGATCAGCGTGGTGGAGACTCTCGCCGAACTGCATCGGCTGCCCACCGCCCCGTTTGAAGCGGCCAAGCTCGGCCGCACCGGCGGCTACCTGGCACGCCAGCTCACGCGCTGGTCCGGACAACGTGACGAGTTCGTCGCGTCCGGGGTGCGCTCGCTGCACGACGAACCCGCGGTGCGCGAGTGGTTGTTCGCCCACGTCCCCGACGAACGCCCGTCCACCCTGGTGCACGGCGACTACAAGCTGGACAACGTGCTCGTCGACGAGCACACCGCCACGGTCACCGGCGTGCTGGACTGGGAGATGGCCACCCTCGGTGACCCGCTGGCCGACCTGGGCTTCCTGTTCGCGTTCTGGCCCGACTCCCGGAAGGCCGCCGACGCTTTCGAATTGCTCGGTGACGTCACCCTGCGGGACGGCTACTACGACCGCGCCGGTCTCGTTGACGCCTACGCCAAGGCCACCGGGCAACCGCTGAGCCTCGCCGACGTCACCTGGTATCAGGTGTTGGCCATGTGGAAGATGGCCCTGCTGCTGGAGGCTTCCTACACCCGCTTCCTGGCGAGCACCACCGAGGACGAGTTCTTCGCCCGCCTGCGCGTCGCGATCCCGCGGCTACTCGCCGCGACCCTGGAACTGACGTGA
- a CDS encoding crotonase/enoyl-CoA hydratase family protein — MDFEQIRLDVAGPVATITLNRPDKLNAFTPQMGAELVAAFDRTDADDAVRAVVMTGAGRGFCAGADLHRGGESRATFDYDSLDHRDSGGLVSLRIFASLKPVIAAVNGPAVGVGITMLLPADVRLAVEGAKFGFVFARRGIVPEAASSWFLPRLVGISRALEWATTGRVFDAAEALAGGLVRSVHPADQLLPTAYALAAEIAENTAPVSVALTRQMMWRMLGADHPMVAHQVDSRMVAERGKSADAAEGITSFLEKRPPAYPDTVSRNMPHSFPWWTERAFQPL; from the coding sequence ATGGATTTCGAGCAGATTCGCCTGGACGTGGCCGGGCCGGTGGCCACGATCACCCTGAACCGCCCGGACAAACTGAACGCGTTCACCCCGCAGATGGGTGCGGAGCTCGTCGCCGCCTTCGACCGCACCGATGCCGACGACGCCGTCCGCGCGGTGGTGATGACCGGCGCCGGGCGCGGGTTCTGCGCGGGCGCGGACCTGCACCGCGGCGGCGAGTCGAGGGCGACGTTCGACTATGACTCCCTGGACCATCGGGACAGCGGCGGGTTGGTCTCGCTGCGCATCTTCGCCTCGCTCAAGCCGGTGATCGCGGCCGTCAACGGCCCGGCGGTCGGGGTGGGCATCACCATGCTGCTGCCCGCCGATGTGCGGCTGGCCGTGGAGGGGGCCAAGTTCGGGTTCGTGTTCGCCCGGCGCGGCATCGTGCCGGAGGCTGCCTCGAGTTGGTTCCTGCCGCGGCTGGTGGGCATCAGTCGGGCGTTGGAGTGGGCCACCACCGGGCGGGTATTCGATGCCGCCGAGGCGTTGGCCGGTGGGTTGGTGCGCTCGGTGCACCCCGCCGACCAACTGCTGCCGACGGCTTATGCGTTGGCCGCGGAGATCGCGGAGAACACCGCCCCGGTATCCGTGGCGCTGACCCGGCAGATGATGTGGCGCATGCTCGGCGCGGACCACCCGATGGTTGCCCACCAGGTGGACTCGCGCATGGTCGCCGAACGCGGCAAGTCCGCCGACGCCGCGGAGGGCATCACGTCGTTCCTGGAAAAGCGGCCGCCGGCCTACCCGGACACCGTGTCCCGGAACATGCCGCACAGCTTCCCGTGGTGGACCGAGCGGGCGTTCCAGCCGCTTTAA
- a CDS encoding HEAT repeat domain-containing protein: protein MLYTLFSVALLVASCLAGRRGHAVTAAQRDEALRSYVQPFLHAVQAEQPGALEHLARSDRRCWLLIEPTLLTMLAQLPYDARSRLIELMRARGAVARSLRRTRLPNRHRARAAETPGTLAPQTCARELLRLLADHDPAVRRAAVRGLGYSGAPAAANALVAGLVRRRGLEPALVLHSLVRLGSPAVPGLLWGLDEQRPAVRSVCADALGLIGARNATEPLTRLLHEDPDPEVRSRAARALTRVAPAGRAAANPPHAVDLDAHPSADLHPRRHDLPNMTTDHPDVLAGMDPADIYGWIEHV from the coding sequence ATGCTGTACACCCTGTTCAGCGTCGCGTTGCTGGTGGCCTCGTGCCTCGCGGGCCGCCGCGGGCACGCGGTAACCGCGGCACAACGCGACGAGGCGCTGCGCAGTTACGTGCAGCCGTTCCTGCACGCGGTGCAGGCCGAGCAACCCGGCGCGCTGGAACACCTGGCGCGGTCCGACCGCCGCTGCTGGCTGCTCATCGAACCAACCCTGCTCACCATGCTCGCCCAGCTGCCCTACGACGCCCGCAGCCGGTTGATCGAGCTGATGCGTGCGCGCGGCGCGGTGGCCCGCTCGCTGCGCCGCACCCGGCTGCCCAACCGACACCGGGCCCGCGCCGCCGAGACCCCGGGCACTTTGGCCCCACAGACCTGCGCCCGCGAACTCCTCCGCCTGCTCGCCGACCACGACCCCGCGGTGCGCCGGGCCGCGGTCCGCGGACTCGGTTACAGCGGCGCGCCCGCCGCCGCCAACGCCCTGGTCGCCGGACTCGTTCGCCGCCGGGGGCTGGAGCCGGCCCTGGTCCTGCACAGCCTGGTCCGCCTGGGCAGCCCCGCCGTGCCCGGCCTGCTCTGGGGCCTGGACGAGCAACGCCCCGCGGTGCGCTCGGTTTGCGCCGACGCCCTCGGCCTGATCGGGGCGCGCAACGCCACCGAGCCGCTGACCCGGCTGCTGCACGAGGACCCGGACCCGGAGGTCCGGTCCCGCGCCGCCCGCGCCCTGACCCGCGTCGCCCCTGCGGGCCGGGCAGCAGCGAATCCCCCGCACGCCGTTGACCTCGACGCGCACCCATCCGCCGACCTGCACCCGCGCCGGCATGATCTCCCCAACATGACCACCGACCACCCGGATGTACTGGCCGGCATGGACCCGGCCGACATCTACGGCTGGATCGAACACGTCTGA